A genomic segment from Amygdalobacter nucleatus encodes:
- a CDS encoding InlB B-repeat-containing protein: MKALLKKTMGLLMATLVAFGVMVGTTQAFADGSAETVKQDALEKNNKTATKLDGKLTTNISLSFPGKEDVLAQDIVFVLDKSGASDQEGISAQAKGFLEDIKKQASMNGLNIKIGVVSFSGIASAKQELADIVTNYDTITGKLGKSWGRGTNLHAGLLCAKEMLDNDKSVSAKNKHIILITDGATYLYCKDQGEGEKKAYQIPYTRSFGDPKAQTDPTTQAPYTNGTDMQGGIWEYQSREYNLKNDWKKFNGTDVNFIFSYAMGTAWPRDTNKQENKDKPKPSIKYLGEYLDYYRQQEQDANANWAQYEYKYFGGTRKTNPININAPANIDIAFMKADDVFQEMVKAGYQMNVYYKNKADFDGSLFLKYLARNSNKGELNTDFQQLKKEVLEKVAKGSTVVDYIGNDFDFVNDVKELSLKVANNTLNAEKITDITLGKDDAHFGSGKNADNTYRYELIYKKADANDGNKEKLILKINETVYPKTAVTLNYKEKLVNVPTEAGTHKLNTNESATLKPVDANGKQGDDVAFPVPQVEYVVKAMNSTVTFKDGDKTHATVKVETGKAIDTDSLTNESMPKNPTKAGYTFKEWNTKEDGKGTAFDGKTTVNGDMTVYAVYTKDPVPNPDPTPNPPAPNPDPTPNPPTPTPDPVPNPPTPELKPNPQTPAPQPQPEKHIGMIPKTGESASFAGLLAALGFSIAGLAILRKKKMTEENNK, translated from the coding sequence ATGAAAGCATTATTGAAAAAGACAATGGGTCTATTGATGGCAACATTAGTAGCGTTTGGTGTAATGGTTGGAACTACGCAGGCATTTGCTGATGGAAGTGCGGAAACAGTTAAGCAAGACGCATTAGAGAAAAACAATAAAACCGCTACGAAACTCGATGGTAAGTTAACAACAAACATTTCATTGTCGTTCCCGGGTAAGGAAGACGTACTTGCGCAAGATATAGTATTTGTGCTGGATAAGAGTGGTGCAAGTGATCAAGAAGGAATTTCAGCTCAAGCAAAGGGATTTCTTGAAGATATAAAAAAGCAAGCCAGTATGAATGGCTTGAACATAAAAATTGGTGTAGTTTCATTCTCTGGAATAGCATCAGCTAAACAAGAACTAGCAGATATTGTGACTAACTACGATACTATAACCGGCAAATTAGGTAAGTCTTGGGGTAGAGGAACAAATCTTCACGCAGGACTTTTGTGCGCAAAAGAGATGCTTGATAACGATAAGTCTGTCAGTGCAAAAAACAAGCATATTATTTTAATCACGGATGGCGCTACGTATCTTTATTGCAAAGATCAAGGTGAAGGGGAGAAAAAGGCATATCAAATTCCGTACACTCGTTCTTTTGGCGACCCTAAAGCACAAACCGATCCAACAACTCAGGCACCCTATACGAACGGCACTGACATGCAAGGTGGCATTTGGGAGTATCAAAGCCGCGAATATAATCTGAAAAATGATTGGAAGAAGTTTAACGGTACTGATGTGAACTTCATCTTCTCCTATGCTATGGGTACTGCTTGGCCGAGGGATACGAATAAACAGGAAAACAAGGATAAACCTAAGCCAAGTATTAAATACCTTGGTGAATATCTTGATTACTATCGCCAACAAGAGCAGGATGCTAATGCAAATTGGGCTCAGTACGAATACAAATACTTTGGTGGTACTAGAAAAACAAATCCAATTAATATCAATGCTCCAGCGAATATCGACATTGCCTTCATGAAGGCTGATGATGTGTTTCAAGAAATGGTAAAAGCCGGTTACCAAATGAACGTGTATTACAAGAATAAGGCTGATTTTGATGGATCTCTATTCTTGAAGTATCTCGCACGTAATTCCAATAAGGGCGAGCTTAATACCGATTTTCAGCAGCTCAAGAAGGAAGTGCTCGAAAAAGTAGCAAAAGGTTCAACGGTTGTCGACTATATTGGTAATGATTTTGATTTTGTCAATGACGTCAAAGAATTAAGCCTCAAGGTTGCTAATAATACTTTAAACGCTGAAAAAATTACTGATATAACTCTTGGTAAAGACGATGCTCATTTTGGCTCTGGTAAAAATGCAGACAACACGTATAGATATGAGCTAATCTACAAGAAGGCCGATGCTAATGACGGCAACAAAGAAAAGCTTATACTGAAAATCAACGAGACGGTTTATCCAAAAACGGCTGTAACGCTGAATTACAAAGAAAAGCTGGTTAATGTGCCTACAGAAGCTGGCACTCACAAACTTAATACCAACGAGAGTGCCACTTTGAAGCCAGTTGATGCTAATGGTAAGCAGGGTGATGATGTTGCATTTCCGGTTCCTCAAGTGGAATACGTTGTGAAAGCTATGAACAGCACGGTTACTTTCAAGGATGGCGATAAGACGCATGCGACAGTAAAGGTAGAAACCGGTAAGGCTATTGATACTGATTCGTTGACTAATGAGTCTATGCCGAAGAATCCAACGAAGGCCGGTTATACCTTCAAGGAATGGAATACGAAGGAAGACGGTAAAGGTACTGCGTTTGATGGGAAAACTACTGTTAATGGTGATATGACTGTATACGCTGTTTACACGAAAGATCCTGTACCAAATCCGGATCCGACTCCGAATCCTCCGGCACCAAATCCGGATCCAACTCCAAACCCACCTACACCTACACCGGATCCAGTGCCTAATCCACCGACTCCAGAACTAAAGCCAAATCCTCAGACACCAGCTCCTCAGCCGCAGCCTGAAAAGCATATTGGCATGATTCCTAAGACGGGTGAATCAGCATCGTTTGCAGGCTTACTTGCAGCGCTTGGTTTCTCGATTGCTGGACTTGCAATTCTTCGTAAGAAGAAAATGACGGAAGAAAACAATAAGTAA
- a CDS encoding IS30 family transposase, with amino-acid sequence MKIGSDHELVKFIEKKIGKEHWSPEAVIGYIEAKELLFKTSICVKTLYNYIDKGLFLGISNKELLHKKKSKRRQHRVRSVSLNNRNGKSIEDRPIEAENREEFGHWEIDLVIEKKGTKPVILTIVERKTRKSLYVLVKNKTQNKVIKGIRKLKRRVGGDFSQVFKTITADNGSEFLDGMGIKRASGCNEVYYAHPYSSYERGSNENGNGILRRFLPKGTDFSRITKNELQRIEDWVNNYPRKIFKFKSANEMYCEAM; translated from the coding sequence CTGAAGATTGGCTCAGATCATGAACTGGTAAAATTCATAGAAAAAAAGATTGGAAAAGAGCATTGGTCTCCTGAAGCAGTAATTGGATATATAGAGGCAAAAGAACTGCTATTTAAGACAAGCATATGCGTGAAGACACTGTACAACTACATAGATAAAGGCTTGTTTCTGGGAATAAGTAACAAAGAGTTATTACACAAGAAGAAAAGCAAAAGAAGGCAACATAGAGTAAGAAGCGTATCATTGAATAATCGAAATGGTAAAAGCATAGAAGATAGACCAATTGAAGCAGAAAACAGAGAAGAGTTTGGGCATTGGGAAATTGATTTGGTGATTGAGAAAAAAGGAACAAAGCCTGTAATACTAACGATAGTTGAAAGAAAGACACGAAAATCACTTTATGTGTTAGTAAAAAACAAAACACAAAATAAAGTGATAAAAGGGATAAGAAAGCTAAAAAGACGAGTAGGAGGAGACTTTAGCCAAGTATTTAAAACAATAACAGCAGACAATGGCTCGGAGTTTTTAGATGGAATGGGAATAAAAAGAGCATCAGGATGCAATGAAGTATATTATGCACATCCATATAGCAGCTATGAAAGAGGCAGTAATGAAAACGGAAATGGCATATTACGCAGATTCTTACCTAAAGGAACAGATTTTTCAAGAATAACGAAAAATGAGCTGCAAAGAATTGAAGATTGGGTTAATAATTATCCGAGAAAAATCTTTAAATTCAAGTCTGCAAATGAGATGTATTGTGAAGCGATGTAA
- a CDS encoding helix-turn-helix domain-containing protein, translated as MEQINNIIKKRKWKQITERDRYKIEALLASGMRPSAIAMQIGCSKRTIERERKRGLTEQLRTATKNILEKGDVQKVHVYFADVAQEKHERANMNKGRKESEDWLRS; from the coding sequence ATGGAACAAATCAATAATATCATTAAAAAAAGAAAATGGAAACAAATAACTGAACGAGATAGATACAAAATCGAAGCATTATTGGCTTCAGGAATGAGACCAAGCGCCATTGCCATGCAAATAGGATGTTCAAAGCGAACAATAGAAAGAGAACGAAAAAGAGGACTGACAGAGCAATTAAGAACGGCAACAAAAAACATACTTGAAAAAGGAGATGTACAGAAAGTTCATGTCTACTTTGCAGATGTAGCACAAGAAAAGCATGAAAGAGCAAACATGAACAAAGGAAGGAAGGAATCTGAAGATTGGCTCAGATCATGA
- a CDS encoding sensor histidine kinase — MSSKIFKSILLVAFSTLLGTLLIITACMFDYFETVQKNQLVDELSIAARGTEAAGEDFLNQLDSKNYRITWVSKKGKVLFDNETNPANMENHADREEIKEAFENGTGSSSRYSTTLTEKTLYEAVRLTDGTVLRISVSRITVVVLLLGVIQPILIIGILAILLSAVLGKRMAKHIVDPLNRLNLDNPLENDTYEELSPLLRRIQWQQNEIQRTLSCLKQKQDEFHQITSNMRESLILLDNAGAIITINLSAQKLFRVTDTCIGKNIIEVDRHQNIRDFMQESMENGHAEFREHRNGREYQFDLSRILSDDEVVGTVILAFDITEQAEAERRRREFTANVSHELKTPLQGIIGYTDLMESGLAKPEDIPRFVGHIRKEASRLVTLIEDIIRLSQLDEGTDMPISEVSLGNLADEVCETLFDSAKSKNISLSWSGSDGNMCGVQRLLYEIIYNLCDNAIKYNRSGGSVKIAVSEDDKHVRLEVADTGIGIPEEHQERVFERFYRVDKSHSKQSGGTGLGLSIVKHAVTYHHGKITLESEPNQGTVITVEFPKKSCS; from the coding sequence ATGAGCAGTAAAATTTTTAAATCCATTCTTTTGGTTGCTTTCAGTACATTGTTAGGCACGCTTCTGATTATTACTGCCTGTATGTTTGACTATTTTGAAACGGTTCAAAAGAATCAGTTGGTAGATGAATTATCAATCGCCGCACGGGGAACGGAGGCTGCAGGAGAGGATTTTTTAAATCAACTTGATTCAAAAAATTATCGCATCACATGGGTTTCCAAAAAGGGAAAAGTGTTGTTTGACAATGAAACTAATCCCGCTAACATGGAAAATCATGCCGATAGAGAAGAAATCAAAGAAGCGTTTGAAAATGGAACGGGTAGCAGTTCCCGCTATTCCACAACACTGACAGAAAAGACATTGTACGAGGCAGTAAGGTTAACAGATGGCACAGTTTTACGAATTTCTGTCAGTCGCATCACAGTGGTTGTACTTCTTCTTGGCGTGATACAACCGATTCTTATCATTGGTATTCTTGCTATTCTTCTGTCAGCGGTATTGGGAAAACGTATGGCAAAGCACATTGTTGACCCTTTAAACAGATTGAATTTAGATAACCCACTAGAAAATGATACCTATGAAGAACTATCTCCTCTATTACGCCGCATTCAATGGCAGCAAAATGAGATACAACGAACACTTTCCTGTTTGAAACAGAAACAGGATGAATTTCATCAAATCACCAGCAATATGCGTGAAAGTTTGATTTTACTGGATAATGCTGGGGCAATTATTACTATCAATCTATCAGCACAAAAACTGTTCCGTGTGACTGATACCTGTATTGGAAAAAACATCATTGAGGTTGACCGCCATCAAAATATTCGTGATTTCATGCAAGAATCTATGGAAAACGGGCATGCAGAGTTCAGAGAACATCGAAACGGACGAGAGTATCAGTTTGATCTGAGCAGGATCTTGTCCGATGATGAGGTGGTTGGAACGGTTATTTTGGCGTTTGATATTACGGAACAGGCAGAGGCAGAGAGAAGGCGCCGGGAATTTACAGCAAATGTGTCCCATGAACTTAAGACACCACTTCAGGGAATCATAGGCTATACAGATTTAATGGAAAGTGGCCTTGCCAAACCGGAAGATATTCCCCGCTTTGTGGGACATATCAGAAAGGAAGCAAGCAGACTGGTGACGCTCATTGAGGATATTATTCGGTTATCGCAGTTGGATGAAGGGACAGATATGCCCATTTCCGAGGTTTCGCTTGGTAATCTGGCGGATGAAGTCTGTGAAACACTCTTTGACTCTGCAAAATCAAAAAATATTTCACTTTCATGGAGCGGTTCTGATGGAAATATGTGCGGGGTACAAAGACTTCTCTATGAAATTATCTATAATCTCTGTGATAATGCAATTAAGTATAACAGGAGTGGTGGCAGCGTGAAAATTGCTGTTTCCGAGGACGATAAGCATGTCAGACTTGAGGTAGCAGATACGGGTATTGGGATTCCAGAAGAACATCAAGAGCGTGTCTTTGAACGATTTTACCGTGTGGACAAAAGCCATTCCAAACAGTCCGGCGGTACCGGACTCGGACTTAGCATCGTAAAACATGCTGTGACATATCACCATGGAAAGATAACGTTAGAGAGTGAACCGAATCAAGGGACTGTGATTACTGTAGAGTTTCCCAAAAAATCATGTAGCTGA
- a CDS encoding response regulator transcription factor produces MIWCVEDDENIREIEIYTLNSTGFEAIGFSDGLQFWNAIQKEKPELVILDVMLPGMDGVELLGKMKHSLELENIPVIMATARGAEYEKIQALDLGADDYIVKPFGVMELVSRVKAVLRRCQKGRVSKLLQLDSLILNLDERTLTIEGERVILTFKEFELLHLFLSHSGTAFTREQLYNLVWNTDCMGDSRTLDMHIKTLRKKLDRYGKCIETVRHIGYRWRLRYEQ; encoded by the coding sequence ATGATATGGTGTGTAGAAGATGATGAAAACATTCGAGAAATAGAGATATACACATTAAATTCCACTGGGTTTGAGGCAATAGGATTTTCCGATGGATTGCAGTTTTGGAATGCCATTCAAAAAGAAAAACCAGAATTGGTGATACTGGATGTGATGCTTCCGGGAATGGATGGCGTGGAACTTTTAGGTAAGATGAAGCATTCGCTGGAACTGGAAAATATTCCGGTCATTATGGCAACGGCGAGAGGTGCTGAATATGAAAAAATTCAGGCACTGGATTTAGGCGCCGATGACTATATTGTGAAACCATTTGGTGTGATGGAATTGGTGTCACGTGTAAAAGCAGTCTTACGCAGATGTCAGAAAGGACGGGTTTCCAAACTTTTGCAACTGGACAGTTTAATTCTGAATTTAGACGAGCGAACGCTTACAATAGAAGGAGAGCGTGTTATTCTTACCTTTAAGGAATTTGAACTCCTACATTTATTTTTATCCCATTCGGGAACAGCTTTTACGAGAGAACAGCTTTACAATTTGGTTTGGAATACCGATTGCATGGGAGACAGTCGAACACTAGATATGCACATTAAAACCCTGAGAAAAAAATTAGATCGGTATGGAAAATGCATTGAAACGGTTCGTCATATCGGTTATCGATGGAGGCTGAGATATGAGCAGTAA
- the phoU gene encoding phosphate signaling complex protein PhoU — protein MRNQFDKQMDELNTQLIRMGAMCEETIAGVTKSLFEGNVVLAREKKEHAREIDQLERDIEQLCMKLLLHQQPVAGDLRQISAALRMITNMERIGDQAEDIAELVILLNGSQIKEAELIDDMALATVKMVTDSVDAFVRKDIALAENVILEDDIVDDFFDRMKNTVVELIIKQYVDAESALDFFMIAKYLERIGDHAVNIAEWIIYAMTGKHKEGGK, from the coding sequence ATGAGGAATCAATTTGACAAGCAAATGGATGAACTTAATACCCAGCTGATCCGAATGGGAGCTATGTGTGAAGAAACAATCGCAGGGGTAACGAAATCCTTGTTTGAAGGAAATGTAGTGTTAGCAAGAGAGAAGAAAGAGCATGCCAGAGAAATTGATCAATTGGAAAGAGACATTGAACAGCTCTGTATGAAATTACTCTTGCATCAGCAGCCGGTAGCAGGTGATTTGCGTCAAATTTCTGCTGCACTTAGAATGATTACCAATATGGAACGAATCGGGGATCAAGCGGAGGACATTGCAGAACTTGTCATTTTATTGAATGGCAGTCAGATAAAAGAGGCAGAACTTATCGATGATATGGCTCTAGCAACTGTAAAAATGGTAACAGACAGTGTGGATGCATTCGTTCGGAAGGATATAGCACTTGCAGAAAATGTGATTTTGGAAGATGACATTGTAGATGATTTTTTCGACCGTATGAAAAATACAGTTGTAGAATTGATTATAAAACAATATGTGGATGCCGAATCGGCACTGGATTTTTTTATGATTGCCAAGTATCTGGAGCGTATCGGAGATCATGCAGTCAATATTGCCGAATGGATTATTTATGCAATGACAGGAAAGCATAAGGAGGGGGGAAAATGA
- the pstB gene encoding phosphate ABC transporter ATP-binding protein PstB has protein sequence MGSIITAKDLCLWYGEHQALKKINIEIPEKSITALIGPSGCGKSTFLKTLNRMNDLIPSVKISGDIYYREEDIFAHHVDVNELRKQIGMVFQKQNPFPMSIYDNVAYGPRTHGTTNRARLDEIVEKALRGAAIWDEVKDRLKKNALGLSGGQQQRLCIARALAVDPDVLLMDEPTSALDPISTSKIEELVMELKKDYTIVMVTHNMQQAVRVSDYTAFFLLGELVEFGATDNIFDQPQDKRTEDYITGRFG, from the coding sequence ATGGGTTCAATCATTACTGCCAAAGATTTGTGTCTCTGGTATGGCGAACATCAGGCTTTGAAAAAGATCAATATTGAAATTCCGGAAAAGAGTATTACTGCATTGATTGGGCCGTCAGGGTGTGGAAAGTCTACTTTTTTAAAGACATTGAATCGCATGAATGATCTGATTCCGTCCGTAAAAATTAGCGGAGATATTTATTATAGGGAAGAGGATATTTTTGCACATCATGTTGATGTCAATGAATTGCGTAAACAAATAGGAATGGTATTTCAAAAACAGAATCCGTTTCCGATGAGTATTTATGATAATGTCGCCTACGGTCCGCGAACTCATGGAACAACAAATCGAGCACGTTTGGATGAGATTGTTGAAAAGGCACTTCGAGGTGCTGCAATTTGGGATGAAGTTAAAGATCGTCTGAAGAAAAATGCATTGGGGTTGTCCGGTGGTCAGCAACAAAGGCTTTGCATTGCCAGAGCTTTGGCAGTAGATCCGGATGTCCTTTTGATGGATGAGCCGACAAGTGCCTTGGACCCGATTTCAACCTCTAAGATTGAGGAATTGGTTATGGAACTGAAAAAAGATTATACTATCGTCATGGTAACGCATAATATGCAGCAGGCAGTTAGGGTCTCGGATTATACAGCATTTTTCCTGCTTGGTGAACTGGTGGAATTTGGGGCAACGGACAATATTTTTGACCAGCCACAGGATAAAAGAACTGAAGATTATATTACGGGGAGGTTTGGATAA
- the pstA gene encoding phosphate ABC transporter permease PstA, translated as MNTEYRKLRRKQYEVFMKGLMYICTGLTAAVSLFLLVYVLVKGLPGINWTFLYTSPSYISDRIGILPDILNTLYIMIAALLIVLPLGVGAAIYLTEYATNQKIVSAIEYTAETLSGIPSIIYGLVGMLIFANHIGTSLLAGALTLAVMNLPIIMRNTQESLKSVPMSYREGAFGLGAGKWRVIRTVVITGCVDGVITGCILSVGRILGESAALLFTAGFAHTLHGFVDSLISPGATLTVSLYVYAKENGEFGIAFAIAAILMLLALMINLAAEMTQKYYTKKRNER; from the coding sequence ATGAATACAGAATATCGCAAACTAAGACGAAAGCAATATGAAGTGTTCATGAAAGGACTGATGTATATTTGCACCGGTTTGACAGCAGCCGTTTCATTATTTTTGCTGGTTTATGTTTTGGTAAAAGGATTGCCAGGTATCAACTGGACTTTTTTATATACATCACCCAGTTATATCAGTGACCGTATTGGCATTTTACCGGATATTCTGAATACCTTGTACATTATGATTGCGGCCTTGCTGATTGTGCTGCCACTCGGCGTTGGGGCAGCAATCTATTTGACAGAATATGCGACAAATCAAAAGATAGTTTCTGCCATTGAATACACGGCAGAGACACTGTCGGGTATTCCATCGATCATTTATGGGTTGGTGGGTATGCTGATATTTGCAAACCATATAGGAACCAGCCTTTTGGCAGGAGCGTTGACACTTGCAGTCATGAATTTGCCGATTATTATGCGAAATACACAGGAGAGTTTAAAAAGTGTTCCAATGTCCTATCGTGAAGGAGCGTTCGGACTTGGTGCTGGAAAATGGCGTGTGATACGCACAGTAGTCATTACCGGATGTGTGGACGGTGTCATTACCGGCTGTATTTTATCCGTAGGAAGAATATTAGGAGAATCCGCTGCACTTCTTTTCACCGCAGGATTTGCCCATACGCTGCATGGATTTGTAGACAGCCTTATCTCTCCCGGAGCAACGCTTACCGTCAGTTTATATGTTTATGCAAAGGAAAATGGAGAATTTGGCATTGCTTTTGCGATTGCCGCAATACTTATGCTTTTAGCATTGATGATAAATCTTGCGGCTGAAATGACACAGAAATATTATACCAAGAAGAGAAATGAGCGATAA
- the pstC gene encoding phosphate ABC transporter permease subunit PstC, translating to MKKKQRIENIIHGLFLLLGLMTVGCVLLITVYLVISGIPAIHKIGLIKFLFGTEWTPTKKNPQYGILPFILTSIYGTAGAVLLGVPVGFFTAVYLSKVANSKIKELMQSFVSLLAGIPSVVYGLVGMLILVPGIQRFFHVPNGASLLAAMLVLAIMILPSVIKMSVTALDAVPKEYEDASLALGATQIETYFRVSVPAAKSGIAAAIVLGIGRAIGEAMAVMMVAGNVANMPDSLFQSVRFLTSAVASEMSYAGGLQREALFSVALVLFLFIMLLNATLNFFLKRGVK from the coding sequence ATGAAAAAAAAACAAAGGATTGAAAATATTATCCATGGACTGTTCCTTCTGCTGGGCTTAATGACAGTTGGCTGTGTGCTTCTGATTACTGTTTATTTAGTCATATCGGGAATTCCAGCTATTCATAAGATCGGTCTTATAAAATTCCTTTTCGGAACAGAATGGACACCTACTAAGAAGAATCCTCAATATGGGATTCTGCCGTTTATCCTTACAAGTATTTATGGTACGGCAGGTGCGGTTCTACTTGGGGTCCCGGTTGGATTTTTTACGGCTGTATATCTGTCAAAAGTAGCAAATTCAAAAATCAAAGAACTTATGCAGTCCTTCGTAAGTCTGCTTGCAGGAATTCCATCTGTTGTCTATGGTCTCGTTGGCATGTTAATTTTAGTACCGGGAATTCAAAGGTTTTTTCATGTTCCGAACGGAGCAAGTTTGTTGGCGGCAATGCTTGTGCTTGCCATTATGATCCTGCCTTCGGTAATTAAGATGTCCGTTACTGCACTGGATGCAGTACCAAAGGAATATGAAGACGCTTCTCTTGCTTTGGGAGCGACGCAGATAGAAACCTACTTCCGAGTGTCTGTTCCAGCGGCGAAAAGTGGAATAGCCGCTGCAATAGTACTTGGTATCGGTCGGGCAATCGGAGAGGCGATGGCAGTAATGATGGTGGCAGGCAATGTTGCCAATATGCCGGATTCCCTGTTTCAAAGCGTGCGTTTTTTGACCAGTGCAGTTGCCAGCGAAATGTCATATGCCGGCGGATTGCAGAGAGAAGCTCTGTTTTCTGTCGCCTTGGTTTTGTTCCTGTTCATCATGCTTTTGAATGCTACATTAAATTTCTTTTTGAAAAGGGGTGTCAAATAG
- a CDS encoding phosphate ABC transporter substrate-binding protein, with amino-acid sequence MKKMLSIVAVGVLCLGVLTACGGKTSQENTVRDEKTGSSSVSTDGSTSMEKVIGILGESFQNDTGITFTYNPTGSGSGIKAVSEGRCDIGLSSRNLKDEEKASGLTETVLAYDGIAIIVNPDNPIQNLSLTDIAGIYTGKITNWSQVGGKDGEIVVIGREAGSGTRDGFESITETKGACKYRQELTSTGDVITTVAQNPNAIGYASAASVKNSVKALTVDKVAVNEKNIKNGSYTVQRSFVLVTKKDRKLSDAAKKFFDYATSKTSNGLISKAGVVPAN; translated from the coding sequence ATCAAAAAAATGTTGTCGATTGTTGCAGTAGGTGTGCTTTGCCTGGGTGTTTTAACGGCATGCGGAGGAAAGACGAGTCAGGAAAATACAGTTCGCGATGAGAAGACTGGTTCGTCTTCTGTTTCCACGGACGGTTCTACATCCATGGAAAAAGTCATCGGCATTTTGGGAGAATCATTTCAAAATGATACGGGGATTACATTTACATATAATCCTACCGGATCTGGTTCAGGTATAAAAGCAGTTTCAGAGGGACGATGTGATATAGGATTGTCTTCTCGAAATTTAAAGGACGAAGAGAAGGCATCTGGTCTTACAGAAACGGTACTCGCCTATGACGGTATCGCAATCATTGTAAATCCCGATAATCCGATACAGAATTTAAGCCTCACAGATATTGCAGGGATTTATACAGGAAAAATTACTAACTGGTCTCAGGTGGGAGGTAAGGATGGAGAGATTGTTGTGATTGGTCGTGAAGCCGGTTCCGGTACCCGTGATGGATTTGAATCTATTACAGAGACTAAAGGCGCCTGCAAGTATCGACAGGAACTTACTTCAACAGGCGATGTCATTACTACTGTTGCGCAGAATCCGAATGCTATAGGTTATGCATCTGCTGCATCTGTTAAGAATTCTGTCAAAGCTCTGACGGTTGATAAGGTAGCAGTTAACGAGAAAAATATAAAAAATGGAAGTTATACCGTGCAGCGTTCCTTTGTACTAGTAACAAAAAAAGATAGGAAACTTTCGGATGCAGCAAAGAAATTCTTTGACTATGCAACATCCAAGACATCTAATGGTCTGATTTCTAAAGCAGGTGTCGTCCCTGCAAATTAA